Proteins encoded in a region of the Streptomyces akebiae genome:
- a CDS encoding carbohydrate ABC transporter permease: MTSPNTRRLAADAGLLAIAAAFVLPLAWVILSSVDPRADLTVKVPDGVTLDNFDAVLTPEITFTPMLNSLLLCGGGTVLTVICAALAAYPLSRFRSRLNRPFLLTILFATSLPITAIMVPVYALFVQVNLIDTMQGTIFFFAASQLPFAIWLMKNFMDGVPKELEEAAWTDGASSLQSLVRVVLPLMGPGVAVVTVFSFVMMWGNFFVPFMLLLTPEQMPAAVSINEFFGNRGTVIYGQLAAFSVIYSTPVVLLYVGVARRLGGGFALGGAVKG; encoded by the coding sequence GTGACCTCCCCGAACACCCGTCGGCTCGCGGCCGACGCGGGGCTGCTCGCCATCGCCGCGGCGTTCGTCCTCCCGCTGGCCTGGGTGATCCTCTCGTCGGTGGACCCGCGGGCGGACCTGACGGTGAAAGTCCCGGACGGCGTGACCCTGGACAACTTCGACGCGGTCCTGACCCCGGAGATCACCTTCACGCCGATGCTGAACAGTCTGCTGCTGTGTGGCGGGGGGACTGTGCTGACGGTGATATGCGCGGCCCTGGCGGCCTACCCGTTGTCGAGATTCCGCTCCCGCCTGAACCGCCCCTTCCTCCTCACCATCCTCTTCGCGACGAGCCTCCCGATCACGGCGATCATGGTGCCGGTGTACGCGCTCTTCGTCCAGGTGAACCTGATCGACACCATGCAGGGCACGATCTTCTTCTTCGCCGCGTCCCAATTGCCGTTCGCGATCTGGCTGATGAAGAACTTCATGGACGGGGTGCCGAAGGAACTGGAGGAGGCGGCGTGGACGGACGGCGCGTCGTCGCTCCAGTCGCTGGTGCGGGTGGTGCTGCCGCTGATGGGGCCGGGCGTCGCGGTGGTGACCGTCTTCTCGTTCGTGATGATGTGGGGGAACTTCTTCGTTCCGTTCATGCTGCTGCTCACGCCTGAGCAGATGCCGGCTGCCGTGAGCATCAATGAATTCTTCGGGAATCGGGGGACGGTGATCTACGGGCAGCTGGCGGCGTTCTCGGTGATCTATTCGACGCCGGTGGTTTTGTTGTATGTGGGGGTGGCGAGGCGGTTGGGTGGGGGGTTTGCTCTGGGTGGGGCGGTCAAGGGGTGA
- a CDS encoding 5'-methylthioadenosine/S-adenosylhomocysteine nucleosidase family protein → MPETHPTVLVLTALALEYAAVRPHIEDREELVHPDNAGARVERGRLSGTDWYLALAELGEGNSNAAALTTQIIGWLKPEAVLFVGVAGSLKADIGIGDVVVGTRVYGIHGGKQTENGFQVRPEAWPVSYALESAARSAVRDMDGVRAHFKPIASGDVVLADAESKIAQHLRENYNDAAAIEMEGAGTLRAAHLNGQLHALVLRGISDHADAAKHEADATGSQERAAAQAASVAVATLRKHRPRGGRDGSSDTEEGPQRVDGDGGASYGGDHIDLRGGPFHGPVIGKQLGHRP, encoded by the coding sequence GTGCCGGAGACTCACCCCACCGTCCTCGTCCTGACCGCGCTCGCGCTGGAGTACGCCGCTGTGCGTCCCCACATCGAGGACCGGGAGGAGCTCGTCCACCCTGACAACGCCGGAGCCCGAGTGGAGCGGGGCAGGCTCTCCGGCACCGACTGGTACCTCGCCCTCGCCGAACTGGGCGAGGGCAACAGCAACGCGGCCGCGCTCACCACGCAGATCATCGGCTGGCTGAAGCCGGAGGCGGTGCTGTTCGTAGGCGTCGCGGGCAGCCTCAAGGCCGACATCGGCATCGGGGACGTCGTGGTCGGCACGAGGGTGTACGGCATCCACGGTGGCAAGCAGACGGAGAACGGCTTCCAGGTCCGTCCCGAGGCCTGGCCGGTCTCGTACGCGCTGGAGAGCGCGGCGCGTTCCGCGGTGCGGGACATGGACGGCGTACGGGCGCACTTCAAGCCGATCGCCTCCGGTGACGTGGTCCTGGCCGATGCCGAGTCGAAGATCGCCCAGCATCTGCGCGAGAACTACAACGACGCCGCGGCGATCGAGATGGAGGGTGCGGGCACGTTGCGCGCCGCCCACCTGAACGGCCAGCTGCACGCGCTGGTGCTCCGGGGCATCAGCGACCACGCCGACGCCGCCAAGCACGAGGCCGACGCGACGGGTTCGCAGGAGCGGGCCGCCGCCCAGGCGGCCTCGGTGGCGGTGGCGACGCTTCGGAAGCACCGGCCGCGCGGGGGCCGCGACGGCTCCTCCGACACCGAGGAGGGACCCCAACGGGTCGACGGGGACGGCGGAGCCTCGTACGGAGGCGACCACATCGACCTCCGGGGCGGCCCCTTCCACGGACCCGTCATCGGCAAACAGCTCGGACACCGGCCGTAG
- a CDS encoding tetratricopeptide repeat protein, producing MAPTSDESAPLLLAVTGMGGVGKTALALESAHRARAEGWFPGGFLFVDLRGYDDDPATADQAVVALLDALGVRGSDLPPTTARQYDTFRTLLAQRHDRTLLILDNASDPSQYLPLLPGTDHHRVLITSRERPDALPVRVIALEALDPDESAALITRALHYADERDDRPTREPDALHELTALCGHLPLALQIAAATLRRRRHRHEGIASLVEEIRAAGDPTTALDNGSPGTDLYGRSLVLRPVLETSYHRLREDRARLLRLLSLAPDSETTTEAVAALADADTTSVLAPLEYLAAAHLVTPVRDDRAQGSMPRWRLHDLVRAYGMSVVAGDAGLRREGEAARQRVLALYVRWADAATHRLRRVAGGQDSQGRFVTRQKALEWLDRERAGLVAAVRWAAEEPFTAAAVELASHLAMYLEWRRFFDDWITVAGIARSAAHRSGDRIAEARAWDHLGIAMRDTGRAKEAVDAHTRALALFRTSGGHAGEARSWNNLGLALLSARRLKEAASAHTQALELFRAVGDRLGEADAWGSLGISLGAAGRPEEALTALARARDLYQAVGDRLGEANAWANLAFAQRDARRMNEAIEAYGRSLEIFEEFENWYGAGQTLEHLAMIHEAVGARDQARAHYLRACDAFTLADAPDRATRARAAAAALA from the coding sequence CTGGCCCCCACCTCGGACGAGAGCGCCCCGCTGCTCTTGGCCGTCACCGGCATGGGCGGCGTCGGCAAGACGGCCCTCGCGTTGGAGTCGGCGCACCGGGCACGGGCCGAGGGTTGGTTCCCCGGCGGGTTCCTCTTCGTCGACCTGCGCGGCTACGACGACGACCCGGCCACCGCCGACCAGGCCGTCGTGGCCCTGCTCGACGCGCTGGGCGTACGCGGCTCTGATCTGCCACCGACGACGGCACGCCAGTACGACACCTTCCGCACGCTCCTCGCCCAGCGGCACGACCGCACGCTGCTGATCCTGGACAACGCCTCGGACCCGTCCCAGTACCTCCCCCTGCTCCCCGGCACGGATCACCACCGGGTGCTGATCACGTCCCGGGAGCGCCCGGACGCGCTCCCGGTACGCGTCATCGCACTCGAAGCGCTCGACCCCGACGAGTCCGCCGCGCTGATCACCCGCGCCCTGCACTACGCCGACGAACGCGACGACCGCCCGACTCGTGAACCGGACGCCCTCCACGAACTCACCGCCCTCTGCGGCCACTTGCCCCTCGCACTCCAGATCGCGGCGGCGACGCTACGCCGACGCCGCCACCGACACGAGGGAATCGCGTCGCTGGTGGAGGAGATCAGGGCTGCCGGGGACCCGACGACCGCACTCGACAACGGCAGTCCCGGGACGGACCTGTACGGGCGCTCGCTGGTCCTGCGGCCGGTGCTGGAGACCTCGTACCACCGACTGCGGGAGGACCGGGCCCGGTTGCTGCGCCTGTTGTCCCTCGCTCCCGACTCGGAGACGACCACGGAGGCGGTGGCCGCGCTGGCCGACGCGGACACGACCTCCGTGCTCGCCCCGTTGGAGTACCTGGCCGCCGCCCACCTGGTCACACCGGTCCGGGACGACCGGGCGCAGGGCTCGATGCCGCGGTGGCGGTTGCACGACCTGGTGCGGGCGTACGGCATGAGTGTGGTGGCGGGGGACGCGGGGTTGCGGAGGGAGGGGGAGGCCGCGCGGCAGCGGGTGCTCGCGTTATACGTGCGGTGGGCTGACGCGGCGACTCACCGGCTGCGCCGGGTTGCCGGCGGGCAGGACTCGCAGGGCCGGTTCGTGACCCGGCAGAAAGCGCTGGAATGGCTGGACCGCGAGCGCGCGGGGCTGGTGGCGGCAGTGCGGTGGGCGGCAGAGGAACCTTTCACGGCGGCAGCGGTGGAACTGGCCTCCCACCTGGCGATGTACCTGGAGTGGCGGCGCTTCTTCGACGACTGGATCACCGTGGCCGGTATCGCGCGGAGTGCCGCCCACCGGTCCGGTGACCGCATCGCTGAGGCCCGCGCGTGGGACCACCTGGGTATCGCCATGCGGGACACGGGTCGGGCGAAGGAGGCGGTTGACGCCCACACCCGTGCCCTCGCCCTGTTCAGGACCAGCGGTGGCCACGCCGGTGAGGCCCGCTCCTGGAACAACCTCGGCCTCGCCCTGCTGTCGGCACGTCGGCTCAAGGAGGCCGCCTCCGCCCACACTCAGGCCCTCGAACTGTTCCGGGCCGTCGGCGACCGTCTCGGCGAAGCCGACGCGTGGGGCAGCCTCGGTATCTCTCTGGGGGCGGCGGGGCGGCCGGAGGAGGCGCTCACCGCCCTCGCCCGCGCCCGCGACCTGTACCAGGCCGTCGGGGACCGTCTCGGCGAAGCCAACGCGTGGGCCAACCTCGCCTTCGCCCAGAGGGACGCGCGCCGGATGAACGAGGCGATCGAGGCATACGGCAGATCCCTGGAGATTTTCGAGGAGTTCGAGAACTGGTACGGGGCCGGTCAGACCCTCGAACACCTGGCCATGATCCACGAGGCGGTCGGCGCGCGGGACCAGGCCCGCGCCCACTACCTCCGAGCCTGCGACGCCTTCACCCTCGCCGACGCACCCGATCGGGCCACCCGCGCCCGAGCCGCCGCGGCAGCCCTGGCGTAG